From a region of the Balaenoptera acutorostrata chromosome 14, mBalAcu1.1, whole genome shotgun sequence genome:
- the ABRACL gene encoding costars family protein ABRACL isoform X1 gives MAAMNVDHEVNLLVEEIHRLGSKNADGKLSVKFGVLFRDDKCANLFEALVGTLKAAKRRKMITYPGELLLQGVHDDVDIILLQD, from the exons ATG gcAGCAATGAATGTGGATCACGAAGTTAACCTCTTAGTGGAGGAAATTCATCGTCTGGGTTCAAAAA ATGCTGATGGAAAATTAAGTGTGAAATTTGGGGTCCTCTTCCGAGATGACAAATGTGCCAATCTCTTTGAAGCACTGGTAGGAACTCTCAAAGCtgcaaaaagaaggaagatgattACGTACCCAGGAGAGCTACTTTTGCAAGGTGTTCATGATGATGTTGACATTATATTGCTGCAAGATTAA
- the ABRACL gene encoding costars family protein ABRACL isoform X2 produces the protein MNVDHEVNLLVEEIHRLGSKNADGKLSVKFGVLFRDDKCANLFEALVGTLKAAKRRKMITYPGELLLQGVHDDVDIILLQD, from the exons ATGAATGTGGATCACGAAGTTAACCTCTTAGTGGAGGAAATTCATCGTCTGGGTTCAAAAA ATGCTGATGGAAAATTAAGTGTGAAATTTGGGGTCCTCTTCCGAGATGACAAATGTGCCAATCTCTTTGAAGCACTGGTAGGAACTCTCAAAGCtgcaaaaagaaggaagatgattACGTACCCAGGAGAGCTACTTTTGCAAGGTGTTCATGATGATGTTGACATTATATTGCTGCAAGATTAA